A window from Alkalicoccobacillus plakortidis encodes these proteins:
- the xerC gene encoding tyrosine recombinase XerC → MRYLQIEKGSSPHTLSNYTRDIEAFYTFMARVGLDSLANVTYADLRAYLSELYEQSYARKTVSRKISSMRSFCHFLKREGLIEENVFAHASLPKAEGRLPQFLYEEEMQKLFEGISGNSALDLRDRAILELLYATGIRVSECCLLEIDHLDFSIGTVLVYGKGKKERYVPVGSYALKALQAYLTDGRPTLQSKNPVPTQQLFLNYRGSGLSERSYRTILTKRMEEAALFHRISPHKLRHSFATHLLNNGADLRVVQDLLGHEHLSTTQVYTHVTKDRLRDVYMNHHPRA, encoded by the coding sequence ATGCGTTATCTGCAAATTGAGAAGGGCAGCTCACCTCATACGTTATCAAATTACACACGAGATATTGAAGCGTTTTATACATTCATGGCACGAGTTGGGTTAGACTCGTTAGCGAACGTTACCTATGCAGATCTTCGAGCCTACTTAAGTGAGTTATATGAACAATCATATGCCCGAAAAACAGTCTCACGCAAAATTTCATCCATGCGTAGTTTCTGTCATTTCCTGAAAAGAGAAGGACTTATAGAGGAAAATGTATTTGCGCATGCTTCCTTGCCAAAGGCCGAGGGCAGATTACCACAATTCCTTTATGAAGAAGAAATGCAAAAGCTATTTGAAGGGATAAGTGGAAATTCTGCCTTGGATTTACGTGATCGTGCCATTCTAGAATTGCTCTATGCAACCGGAATTCGTGTAAGTGAGTGTTGTTTGTTAGAGATCGACCATCTTGATTTTTCGATTGGTACGGTTTTGGTCTATGGAAAAGGAAAAAAAGAACGCTATGTTCCAGTTGGTTCGTATGCACTCAAAGCACTTCAGGCATATCTAACAGATGGCAGACCGACTCTTCAGTCTAAAAATCCAGTCCCGACCCAACAGCTTTTCTTGAACTATCGGGGCAGTGGCTTATCAGAACGCAGTTACCGGACAATATTAACCAAGAGAATGGAAGAAGCAGCTCTTTTTCATCGAATAAGCCCTCACAAACTACGACATTCATTTGCCACTCATTTACTTAACAATGGTGCTGATTTACGAGTAGTCCAAGACTTACTAGGCCATGAACATCTATCAACTACACAGGTGTATACACATGTTACAAAAGATCGACTTAGAGATGTT
- the trmFO gene encoding FADH(2)-oxidizing methylenetetrahydrofolate--tRNA-(uracil(54)-C(5))-methyltransferase TrmFO has protein sequence MEQPIITVIGAGLAGSEAAWQIAKQGIHVHLYEMRPVKQTPAHHTDKFAELVCSNSLRGNSLTNAVGVLKEEMRRLDSVIIASADQAAVPAGGALAVDRHDFADAVTQSVRNHPNITVFNEEIESIPDGPTIIATGPLTSEGLSSSLRELTGEESLYFYDAAAPIIDAETIDRDKVYLKSRYDKGEAAYLNCPMTEEEFDRFYDALVSAETVPLKEFEKEIFFEGCMPIEVMASRGRKTMLFGPMKPVGLDDPKTGKRPYAVVQLRQDNSSGTLFNMVGFQTHLKWGPQKEVFRLIPGLEQADFVRYGVMHRNTFLNSPKLLNRTYQFKEREDLFFAGQITGVEGYVESAAAGMIAGLNAARLVQGKELLVFPEETILGAMAEYITTEAKKNFQPINANFGLLKPLDERIKVKKDRYEKLAERALTTIQNFMKEM, from the coding sequence ATGGAACAACCAATTATTACGGTAATCGGAGCAGGTCTAGCAGGAAGTGAAGCAGCATGGCAGATTGCCAAACAAGGCATCCATGTGCATCTATATGAGATGAGACCTGTCAAACAAACTCCGGCCCACCATACAGATAAATTTGCTGAGTTGGTTTGCAGTAATTCATTGCGAGGCAATTCGTTAACAAATGCAGTAGGTGTATTAAAAGAGGAAATGAGACGCCTGGACTCTGTTATTATCGCATCAGCTGACCAAGCTGCCGTACCAGCAGGTGGTGCTTTGGCGGTTGACAGACACGATTTTGCAGATGCGGTTACACAAAGCGTTCGAAATCACCCTAATATCACGGTATTTAATGAAGAAATAGAATCAATTCCTGATGGCCCAACGATCATTGCGACTGGACCATTAACCTCAGAAGGTTTGTCTTCAAGTCTACGTGAATTAACAGGAGAAGAGTCACTCTATTTTTATGATGCGGCAGCGCCAATTATTGATGCTGAAACCATTGATCGTGATAAGGTCTACCTTAAAAGTCGTTATGACAAGGGAGAAGCTGCCTATTTAAATTGCCCGATGACAGAAGAAGAGTTTGATCGTTTTTATGATGCATTAGTTTCAGCTGAGACAGTCCCTTTAAAAGAGTTTGAGAAAGAAATCTTTTTTGAAGGCTGTATGCCAATAGAAGTGATGGCGTCACGTGGCAGAAAAACAATGTTATTTGGACCGATGAAACCAGTTGGCCTTGATGATCCAAAAACGGGCAAGCGTCCATATGCAGTTGTGCAACTAAGACAGGACAATTCCTCTGGAACATTATTTAATATGGTAGGTTTTCAAACGCACTTGAAGTGGGGACCACAAAAAGAAGTATTCCGACTTATTCCAGGACTTGAGCAGGCTGACTTCGTTCGTTATGGTGTCATGCACCGTAACACGTTTTTAAACTCACCAAAGTTACTGAATCGTACCTATCAGTTTAAGGAACGAGAGGATTTGTTTTTTGCTGGCCAAATCACTGGTGTGGAAGGCTATGTGGAATCTGCTGCGGCTGGTATGATAGCAGGACTGAATGCTGCTAGACTTGTTCAAGGCAAAGAATTGTTAGTGTTCCCTGAGGAAACCATTCTTGGCGCTATGGCAGAGTACATCACTACAGAAGCGAAAAAGAATTTTCAGCCTATCAATGCGAACTTTGGTTTATTAAAGCCATTGGATGAACGAATTAAAGTTAAAAAAGATCGCTATGAAAAGCTAGCTGAGCGCGCATTGACTACAATTCAGAATTTTATGAAAGAAATGTGA